The Arthrobacter zhaoxinii sequence TCGGTCGAGACGGCACCGATGCGCACGGACGCGGTGGATCCCTTGGCGTCGGCCATCTGGGAGGCGACGGTGCGCTTCCAGATCAGTTCGTAGAGCCGGAACTCGTCGCCGCGCAGCGAGGAGGCCACCTGCGCCGGGGTGCGGAAGGAGTCACCGGCGGGGCGGATGGCTTCGTGCGCTTCCTGGGCGTTCTTGGACTTGCCCTTGTAGACGCGCCGCGCTTCGGGCACGTACTCGGGGCCGTAAAGCTCCGAGGCCTGGCGGCGGGCCGCGTTGATGGCCTGGTCCGACAGCGCCGGGGAGTCCGTACGCATATAGGTGATGTAACCGTTTTCGTACAGCCGCTGGGCCACCTGCATGGTCACCCGGGAGGAGAAGCGCAGCTTGCGGCCGGCTTCCTGCTGCAGGGTGGAGGTGGTGAACGGCGCCGCCGGACGGCGGGTGTACGGCTTGGTGTCGACGGAACGGACGCTGAACGCGGCCGATTCCAGGCCGGCGGCCAGCGACACGGCCGCGGCTTCGTCCAGGTGTACGGCGGTCTTGGACTTCAGTTCGCCGCGGTCGGTGAAGTCCTTGCCGGTGGCGACGCGGGCGCCGTCGACGGACACCAGGCGGGCCTTGAATTTCTCGGCTGCCTCGGTGGCGAAGGTGCCCACCAGATCCCAGTACGACGCCGGGCGGAACGCCATGCGCTCACGCTCGCGTTCGACCACCAGGCGGGTGGCGACGGACTGCACGCGCCCGGCGGACAGGCCGCGGGCCACCTTGCGCCAGAGCACCGGGGAAATCTCGTAGCCGTAGAGCCGGTCAAGGATACGGCGGGTTTCCTGGGCGTCCACCATGGCAACGTCGACGTCGCGCATTTCCAGCAGGGCGCGCTGGATGGCCTCGCGGGTGATTTCCGGGAAGGTCAGCCGGTGAACGGGGACCTTGGGCTTGAGCACCTGCAGCAGGTGCCACGCGATGGCTTCGCCTTCGCGGTCACCGTCAGTTGCGAGGTAAAGCTCGTCGGCGTCCTTCAGGGCGGCCTTGAGTTCGGCCACCTTCTTCTTCTTGTCGGCGGACACCACGTAATACGGCTCGAAGTCGTTGTCGAGGTCCACGGCGAACTTGCCGACGCCGGTCTTCTTCAGCTCGGCGGGCAGGTCGGAGGGCTGCGGAAGGTCGCGGATGTGACCCATCGACGCCGTCACCTCGAAGCCTTCGCCCAGGTACCCGGCGATGGTCTTGCCCTTGGCCGGAGACTCGACAATTACAAGCTTCTTGCCGGTCTTCTTGTCCGTTGCCTTAACTGGCACTGTTCTCCTACGTAACGGGTGGTTCAAATGAATTAGGGCGCTTCGTTCCGGGCGCTTGCGGTGCATCCGCAGTCCGGTACATCCACAGACAGTATGCGCGATGCCCCAGCACTAGGGTAACCGGAAAGCATCGCAGGCCTTCACCCGCCCGAGGGTTGGCCCGGGGCCTACCAGCGGTCCGGAATGAGGAACCCGTCCAACACCAGATTACGCACTTCCGAGATCAGGTTTTCGCCAAACTCCGGATCCGGGCGGTCCAGCAGTGCGGCCAGAGCCGCCACTATCTGCCCCACGGAGAGCTCCCCGTCACACGCCGAAACGAAACCGGTGAGCTCGGTGCTCATGAGGTTGGTCCGCCGCAGACCGGCGCCCTGACGGAGCAGGATCACTCCCGGATGCTCCGCCCCGGGGCGCTGATGGCGTTCCTCCGTGACGTCGTCGGCGACGCGGAGGTGCACATCCGCCAGATTGGTGCAGGCACTGACCCAGTCGAACCGGCGGACGGCAGCATCCAGGTGCGGCCCCACAGGCTGTTCGATGGGGTGGGTGATGTCCTCGAACCGGCGCAGCGGCTCGGCGCCGGGCTTCCGGCGCCGCAGCCACAGTGAGCCGAAGCCCACAGTTCCGACGTCCCGGGAGGCGAAGTCCTCCAGATAGCCGGCGTAGGCCGCCGCGTATTCCTCGCGTTCACGGCCCTGTGCGGCGTCGCGCAGCCACATTTCGGCGTATTCGGGCGGGGTCAGGGTCTCCCGCTGGATCACCCAGGCGTCCGTTCCGTCCGGAAGCCACTCTTCGAGACGGGCGGACCAGTCCTGCTCCCGGCCGGCGGGGATCTCCCAGTTGCCCAGCATCTGGGCGGTGCCGCCCGGCCGCAGGACTGCTTCCAGACCGGCGACCAGGGCGGCGACGATGCCGTCTCCGGCCAGTCCGCCGTCGCGGTATGTGTACCGCTCGCCTTCCCCGCCGGTACGCGGGGTGATGACGAAGGGCGGATTGGAGACCGCCAGGTCAAACTTCTCTCCTGCCACCGGCTCCAGCAGGCTTCCGAGCCGAAGGGTGAACCGTTCCCCGGGCTGCTCCGGGTTGATGTCCAGCTGGGGTGCGTTGAGCATCAGGTTGAACCGTGTGAACCCGAGGGCACGCTCGGAAATGTCGGTGGCTGTGACGTGGTCCGCGTGCCGGAGCAGGTGGAAGGTCTGGATGCCGCACCCGGTGCCCAAATCCAGGGCCCGGCCCACGGGGGCACGGACAGTGAGCTGGGCCAGGCTCAGGGATGCCTGGCCGATGCCGAGGACGTGGTCGCGGCGCAGCACGCCCGGGCGCTGGTGGCTGCCCAGGTCACTGGCCACCCAGAGGTCGCCGTCGGGATTGCCGGCGGAACCGGTGCCGCCGTCGTCCGTGCCGTAGGGACGCAGGTCCACGGCGGCGCGGAAGGTACCTGCAACCCGGCCGCGTTCAATCAGCCCGAGTTCCAGGAGGCCTTCGGTGCCGGTGCGGGGCAGTGCCGCGTCCAGCTGGGCGCGTTCCACTGTTTCGCCCAGCAGCCAGAGCTGGACCGGAACGGCTATCCGGCGGGGAGCTGCCGCTTCGGCCTCGGCCCGGCAGGCCAGCAGGGCAGGGACCAGCTGGTCCCGTTCCAGGGCCGCCGCCGCGTCCTCGCCGAGGAACGCGGCCACACCGTTCACGGTGTATTCGGCCTCCTCCAAATCGGCGGCGAGCGCCTGAAGCAGCCAGATGTCGCGGCTGCGGGGTGCGGAAGGAACAGAAGAGAAATCACTCACATTCCCAGTCTATGGCCGCGCTATCGGTGCTCCGAACGGGCACTGTTTCGGGTGCCCGTTCGGATTCCACCTGCCGGTTGCGCTTACCTACCGGACCGTTTCCTGCGCCGTCGTGTCGGCGGCCGCAGCGCCTGCCGGCACGGGGACCGGTTCGGCCGCTGCTGCTTCCGCTGACTGCGCGGAGGCCGGGTCGGCTGCCACTGCCGCCACTGCCGGCGCGGAGGCGCGGTCCGCCGAAGCCTGCCCGTAAGCAGCGGCGTGCCGGGCCGCGCGGTAACCGAAGACGACGGCAGGCGCGATGGTTGCCCCCGCTCCGGGATACGTGCGGCCCATCACGGAGGCGGTGGTGTTTCCGGCTGCATACAGGCCGGGGATGATGCTGCCGTCCTCGCGGAGCACGCGTGCATCGGCGTCCGTGACCAGCCCGCCCTTGGTACCCAGATCTCCCGGGTACAGGCGGACGGCAGAGAACGGACCCTTTTCCAGCGGTCCGAGGTTCGGGTTGGGCTTGACCCGCGGGTCGCTGTAGTAGTTGTCGTAGACGGTGTTGCCGCGGTGGAAGTCTTCATCGATTCCGGTCTTCGCAAAGCCGTTGAACCGTTCCACGGTGGCCTCCAGGGCGCCCGGCGGAAGACCCATCTTCTCAGCCAGGCCCGTCACCGTGTCGTCCCGGAGCAGCAGTCCCTGCCGCGTCCAGTCCTTACGCCCGATCAACAGGGCGTTGAACAGGTAGCGGCGGGCGTGCCGGGCTTCGAACACCAGCCAGGCGGGATCCCCCGGCACTTTTTTGTTGTTCTCGAGCATGTGGTGGCCGAAATCCACGTAGGATTCGGACTCGTTCAGGAACCGCCTGCCCGCAGCGTCCACCACCATGGAAAACGGCATGGACCGCTCCGCAAGCGTGAACGTGACCTTCCCCTTCGGCCCGACGGCCGTCGGTCCCCACCACGCGTCATCCATGAGCGCCAGCGCGCCTCCGCGGGCGGCCACAATGTCGATGGCCTGGCCGAGGTCACCTTCCGGCGCCGAGGAATACTCCTGCTCCAGGCCTTGGTACTTTTCCCGCCATGCCGCGTTCCGCGCGAAACCGCCGGCGCCCAGCACCACGCCGCGCCTTGCCCGAATCCGGATGTCCCGGCCCTGCCGGCGGACCACGGCGCCCAGCACCGCGCCGTCGTCGTCCTCGACCAGGTCCGTGAGCGGCGTCGACAGCCAGACCGGCGTCTGCTGGTTACGCACGATGTACATCAGCGACGACGAGAGCGCCCCGCCGAGCCCGTATAGCCGCTTGCCCCGGAGCAGTCCCCCGAGGGTGCGGAAAACGAAGCGCGCACCGCGGATGAAACCGCTGGGCGTGGACCAGGCCCGGGACAGCTCCCAGACGTCATCAGTGGCCAGCGGCGCGGGGATGCCCGACGCCTTTGCGCGGGAGTGCTTGAACCAGGGGCCCAGGAGCTTGGTGTCGAAGGGCTTCACTTCCAGCGAGCGTCCGACCATGCCGCCGGGGCGGTCCGGGTAGTAGTCCGGGTAGTCCTTGGAGCGCATCCACTGCACCCCGAGGCCGCCCAGGAACGTCACGACTTCGGGCACGGTGCGCAGGAACGCGAGCTTGCGTTCACGCGAGGAGACGGGGCCGACGTCGGCAATCACCTCCTCCATGTAGGTGAGCGCGTTTTGCTGGCTGTCCTGCACCCCTGCCGCTTTCATCAGGGGGTTGTTGGGCATCCAGAGGCCGCCGCCGGAAATGGAGGTGGTGCCGCCCCAGAGCTTGGTGCTTTCCACCACCAGGACATCGAGCCCCTCGTCCGCTGCGGTGATGGCCGCGGTCAGTGCGGCCGCCCCCGACCCCACGACCAGGACGTCGACTATCCGGTCCCATTCGGGAGCCGGCGCGTCGGCCGCCGCGGAGCCGGTTCCGCGCTCCCGTCCTGCGTGTTCGTTCCGTGCCTGGCCGTGTGTCTCGTTTGTTTCCGCTGCGGCTGCCGCCGCCGTTCCGTCAGTTTCCATGCTCCCCCGCCTCTGGGCCGTGCCCGAGCGCTGGATGCCCGGCAGCCGGGGTCCTCGTCGGGCCTGTCCGGGCAGCTCGCCCGTGCGGGGGATGCTAACAATGGCTGGCGGGGAAGTATAGAGGTAGTTAGCCGTCGGCTAAGTATCCTGCGGGGCGGTCAGTCGTCGCAGCCGCCGGGGCAGCGGAGCGTTGCGGGGTCCGAGGCACAGTCCGCGCAGTACAGGGTCAGCTTCCGGCAGGACGGGTTGGAGCAGTTCTCGAACTTGCTCGTGGGTGCCTGGCAGCGCACGCATTCGCCGATGGTCACGGCGTCGTCCGTGAACTCGGTATGCATCCGCTTGTCGAAGACGTACAGCGAACCCTCCCAAAGGCCCTTGTCCCCGTAGGTTTCCCCGTAGCGGACAATGCCGCCCTTCATCTGGTAGACCTCGGAGAACCCGCGGTTCACCATGAGGCTGGAGAGCACCTCGCAGCGGATCCCGCCGGTGCAGTAGGTGACTACGGGCTTGTCCTTGAGGTCGTCATACTTGCCGGATTCCAGTTCGGCGATGAAGTCATGCGTGGTCGAGACGTCGGGCACCACGGCGCCCTTGAACTTGCCGATCTGCGCTTCGAAGGCGTTGCGCCCGTCGAAAAAGACCACTTCCTCGCCGGCCTTTTCCTTCTCCTCGACCAGCTGGTGGAGTTCCTCCGGGCGCAGGTGCGTGCCGCCGCCAACCACACCGTTTTCGTCCACCTTCAGCTCGCCGGGTGCGCCGAAGCTCACGATCTCGTCGCGGACTTTCACGCTCAGGCGCGGGAAATCCTCCGCCGAGCCTTCGGAGTATTTGGTGTCCATCTTCTTGAAGGCGGGATATTCCCGGGTCGCCTTGACGTAGGCCTTGACGGCATCCAGTTCCCCCCCGACGGTGCCGTTGATGCCGTCTTTGGAGATCAGGATGCGCCCGCGCAGGCCCAGCTTTTCGCAGAGAGCGCGCTGCCACAGA is a genomic window containing:
- the trhO gene encoding oxygen-dependent tRNA uridine(34) hydroxylase TrhO, which encodes MALNRIALYYAFTPLPDPDAIRLWQRALCEKLGLRGRILISKDGINGTVGGELDAVKAYVKATREYPAFKKMDTKYSEGSAEDFPRLSVKVRDEIVSFGAPGELKVDENGVVGGGTHLRPEELHQLVEEKEKAGEEVVFFDGRNAFEAQIGKFKGAVVPDVSTTHDFIAELESGKYDDLKDKPVVTYCTGGIRCEVLSSLMVNRGFSEVYQMKGGIVRYGETYGDKGLWEGSLYVFDKRMHTEFTDDAVTIGECVRCQAPTSKFENCSNPSCRKLTLYCADCASDPATLRCPGGCDD
- a CDS encoding class I SAM-dependent methyltransferase, encoding MSDFSSVPSAPRSRDIWLLQALAADLEEAEYTVNGVAAFLGEDAAAALERDQLVPALLACRAEAEAAAPRRIAVPVQLWLLGETVERAQLDAALPRTGTEGLLELGLIERGRVAGTFRAAVDLRPYGTDDGGTGSAGNPDGDLWVASDLGSHQRPGVLRRDHVLGIGQASLSLAQLTVRAPVGRALDLGTGCGIQTFHLLRHADHVTATDISERALGFTRFNLMLNAPQLDINPEQPGERFTLRLGSLLEPVAGEKFDLAVSNPPFVITPRTGGEGERYTYRDGGLAGDGIVAALVAGLEAVLRPGGTAQMLGNWEIPAGREQDWSARLEEWLPDGTDAWVIQRETLTPPEYAEMWLRDAAQGREREEYAAAYAGYLEDFASRDVGTVGFGSLWLRRRKPGAEPLRRFEDITHPIEQPVGPHLDAAVRRFDWVSACTNLADVHLRVADDVTEERHQRPGAEHPGVILLRQGAGLRRTNLMSTELTGFVSACDGELSVGQIVAALAALLDRPDPEFGENLISEVRNLVLDGFLIPDRW
- a CDS encoding FAD-dependent oxidoreductase; protein product: METDGTAAAAAAETNETHGQARNEHAGRERGTGSAAADAPAPEWDRIVDVLVVGSGAAALTAAITAADEGLDVLVVESTKLWGGTTSISGGGLWMPNNPLMKAAGVQDSQQNALTYMEEVIADVGPVSSRERKLAFLRTVPEVVTFLGGLGVQWMRSKDYPDYYPDRPGGMVGRSLEVKPFDTKLLGPWFKHSRAKASGIPAPLATDDVWELSRAWSTPSGFIRGARFVFRTLGGLLRGKRLYGLGGALSSSLMYIVRNQQTPVWLSTPLTDLVEDDDGAVLGAVVRRQGRDIRIRARRGVVLGAGGFARNAAWREKYQGLEQEYSSAPEGDLGQAIDIVAARGGALALMDDAWWGPTAVGPKGKVTFTLAERSMPFSMVVDAAGRRFLNESESYVDFGHHMLENNKKVPGDPAWLVFEARHARRYLFNALLIGRKDWTRQGLLLRDDTVTGLAEKMGLPPGALEATVERFNGFAKTGIDEDFHRGNTVYDNYYSDPRVKPNPNLGPLEKGPFSAVRLYPGDLGTKGGLVTDADARVLREDGSIIPGLYAAGNTTASVMGRTYPGAGATIAPAVVFGYRAARHAAAYGQASADRASAPAVAAVAADPASAQSAEAAAAEPVPVPAGAAAADTTAQETVR